The nucleotide window CGAGAGGGCGGTCCGGATCGCATCAGGGGGTGTCGTCCATCGGGGCAGTGGCCCCGGGGACACCTCCCGAAGAGACGTCGCGAACAGGGGTGATCCCTGCCTAGGTTCGGATCGGGCACAGGAAGCGGCAGCGGGCGAAGAGGCCCGCCCCGGTGCAAGGGGCCCGCCACGCGGCGAGCCCCTTGCACCGGCATGCAGGGGTGCGTCACATGGCGACGGCGCCCACGAGCCGGGAGGACATCGAGGACCTGGGGGATATCGGGGTGGCGGAGCCGCAGGCGCAATGCGGGTCCGCGCAGAGCAGTTCATGGGCGAGTACGGACAGTACGGCGACCTGGAGGCGGGTCTGCTGCTCCAGCTTCTCCACTATGCGGGCGACATGGGCCTTCACCGTCCGCTCCGCGATGCCCAGTTCGCGGGCGAGCTGCCTGTTGCCCAGGCCCGTGCCCAGCAGGAGCAGGACTTCCTTCTCACGGTCGGTCAGTGTCTTGAGCCGGCTGATGTCGCGCACCGGGTCGGCGCCCGTACGCCGGTAGGCGCAAGCGGAGTCTTCTGCGTCGATGTGCTTGGTCATGGTCGGAACCTCCTGACGCCGCTTCTCCCGACAGAGCCCCGTGCCCCGGGTGCGGCGGCGTTCACTTGTTTCAACCTAGCGGGCCCCACTGACAACAGGAACGCCAGATAGCAACGATCACATGAGCGAACTCCCCAACCTCAAGAACACCTCAAATACACCTCCGCAACTCCCTTGCAAGCCCCCCGAAAACCCCATGAGCACACCAAGGAGCCCAAGCCCACCCCCCTCAAGTGCACTGCCCCAAGAGACAGTTCCGGCGGCCTTCGCGGATTCATAGGTTGATGGTGCGCATCGACAGACACCCCACCGCACTTCACCCACAGGGAGAAACCACCGTGCACAGCCGTCTCACCACGCGTCGTCTCGCCACCGTCGCCGTCGCGGGCGCCGCGACCCTGGCCGTGCTGGCCCCGGTCGCCTCCGCCGCGGACGCCCATCAGGACGCCCGGCCCGTCGCCGCCCAGGCCGCCGCGAAGCTGCCGGCGAAGCTCACGGTCAACGGCTACCTCGCGTACCTGAAGTCGCAGAAGACGCCCGAGGCGCGGACCGCCCTCAAGGGCTTCGCCGCCCTCCCGGCGGCCAAGAAGGCCAAGTTCGTCTCCTACCTCCAGGACGCGAAGGTCTACGGCGCCCTGCACAAGGAGCTGGGCGGTCCCTTCAACGTTCTGGGCCGTAACGTCCAGTCGTACAACGCGGATGTGAAGTTCGTCCACACCGTGACGTCCAAGAAGAACGTCAAGGAGCAGAAGGGCTCGGCCTCGGTGGCCTACACCGTGACCGAGACGATCTACGGCATCCCGGTCACCAGCGAGAAGCTGAGCCTCAGCTACAGCTTCAAGGGCACCCAGGCCGTGCCGCGCACGGGCCGTGCCGCCGCCAAGGTGACGAACGTCAACGCCGCGGTCGCCATCAAGGGCGGCCCGGTGAAGATCGGCATCAAGGGCATCGCCCGCGCCGACGTCACGTGGAAGGCGGTCCCGAAGGTCGCCGCGTTCGGCAAGGCCGTCAACAAGGATCAGGCCGTCAAGGGCCAGCCCAAGACGTGGGGCGCGTCGATCCTGAACGGCTGACGTTCCCGCCCTTCCCGCCCCCCTGGGAGGTGAGGGAACCAAGCGGCGCGGCACCTCCGGTCCCTGGTCAGGGCCGCCCCTGAGGTGCCGCGCCGTTTTGTCGCGTGACCGTCGGGACGGGGCGTCTGTCCGTCCCGTCCCGACGGGCGTCTGTCCGTGACGGGACCGGCGTCTGTCCGTCCCGTCGGGACGGGCGTCCGTCCGTGACGAGCCGGCGTCTGTCCGCGAGGCTCGGCCGTCTATCCGTGATCCGGACCCGGCCCGGCGGTGTCGCCCGAGGTCGCTTCCGAGGTCGCTTCCGAGGTCGCGTCCGAGGTCGCTTCGGCTTTCGTGTGGAGGACCTCGCGGGCCTGCTCCGCGGCCCGCAGCGTGCTCTCGCTGACGAAGTCGAGGAAGCGGGCGATGTTCTCGAGACGGACGGCGGCCGGGGTGCCGGGGCCGAGGATGCCCACGCCCTGCCGTGAGGTCTCGACGATCTGGGTGAGGGCCCGGGCGCTGGCGAGCAGGGACTGGTACCAGACGTCGTCGTCCACGATGTAGCGCTCGCGGCGGCGTTCGTCGCGTTCCCGGCGGACGAGGTCCTGGCTCTCCAGGAACGCGACCGCCTTGGAGATGGACGCCGGGCTGACCTGGAGGCGCTGCACGAGTTCGGACGCGGTGAGGCTGCCCGCGTCGGTGGTGTAGAGGCAGACCATCACCCGGGCCATCATCTTGGGCATCCCCGATTGCATGAAGACGGTGGTGAGCGTCTCCTCGTACTCGCGCACCGCCTCGGGGTCACGTCCATGGGCCTGCGCGGGCGCCTCCGGCCCCCGGGGCGCGGCCTGGCGCCGGTGGGCGCGGCGTTCGGTGGCGCGGTGGGCGAGGTCGGCGCGGTAGGTGGTGGGGCCGCCGTTGCGCATCACCTCACGCGTGATCGTCGAGGTCGGGCGATCGAGGCGTCTGGCGATCTCCGCGTAGGCGAGGCCGTCGGCCAGTCCCAGTGCGATCTGCTGGCGTTCGGGCTGAGTGAGTCTGCCTCCCGGCATCGCGGTCTCCTTCGTGGTCCTTGGGTGTCTCCAGCATAGCGTTCACTCTCAATCGATTGCAACGAACGCGGCGTCTGACGTTGCGTTAAGCGCGAAATCAGTGCAACGATTTAAAGGCTGTCACCTGCGTAAATGCATCTCATGCGCAACGAACTACTTGAGTGATCTGTAAAGGCAACGTAGCTTTTCCATCGTTCGAAACAACGACTCGCTTGGGAGAGCACAATGCAGAAGTTCGACACCCCCGCCCCGATCTCCGCCGTCCTCTCCATCCCCGCGGGACGCGTCCGCTTCATCGCCGCCGACCGCGCCGACACCACAGTCGAGGTCCTGCCCGCCGACGCCTCCAAGGGCCGCGATGTGAAGGCGGCGGAGCAGATCACGGTCGAGTACGGCGACGGGGTCCTGCGGATCGCGGCCCGGGAGGCGAAGAACCAGCTCTTCGGCCCCTCCGGCACCGTGGAGGTGACCGTCCAGCTGCCCGCCGGCTCCCGCGTCGAGGCAAAGGCGGCCGGCGCCGAGTTCCGCGGCGTCGGGCGGCTCGGCGACGTCGCCTTCGAAGGCGCGCAGGGCCCGGTCAAGCTCGACGAGACCGCGGGCGCCCGCCTCGCCGTCCTCGACGGCGACATCACGGTCGGCCGCCTGGGCGGCCCCGCCGAGATCAGCACCCAGAGGGGCAGCATCCGTATCACCGAGGCCCTGGGCGGCGCGGTCACCCTGAGCACCCAGCAGGGGGACATCTCGATCGACGCCGCCCGCGGAGTCTCCGCCTCCCTGGACGCCGGCACCTCCTACGGCCGCATCAGCAACGCGCTTCTGAACGCCGACGGCGCCGCCGCCCGGCTCGCCATCCACGCCACCACCGCCCACGGCGACATCACCGCCCGCAGCCTCTGACCCGCAGCCTCTGACCCGACGCCTCTGACCCGACGCCTCTGACCCGCAGCGTCTGATCCGCACCCTCTGATCCGCAGCTCTGGAGGAGCACCCACATGACGAACCTGGCCATCGCGGCGAACGAGCTGCGCAAGGCATACGGCGACAAGGTCGTGCTCGACGGCGTCGACCTGGCCGTACCCGAGGGAACGATCTTCTCCCTGCTCGGCCCGAACGGCGCCGGCAAGACCACCACCGTCCAGATCCTGTCCACCCTGACCGCGGCCGACGGCGGCACCGTCCAGGTCGCCGGCCACGACCTGGCCCGCAGACCGGACGACGTACGCGGCGCGATCGGCGTCACCGGCCAGTACTCGGCCGTCGACAAGCTGCTCACCGGCGAGGAGAACCTGCTCCTCATGGCCGACCTCAAGCACCTGTCCCGTGCGGACGGCAAGCGCAGGGCCGCCGAACTGCTCGACCGCTTCGACCTGGTCGACGCGGCGGCCAAACCGGCCGGAACCTACTCCGGCGGTATGCAGCGCCGACTCGACCTGGCGATGACCCTGGTCGGCGACCCCCGCCTGATCTTCCTGGACGAGCCCACCACCGGCCTCGACCCGCGCAGCCGCCGCTCGATGTGGCAGATCGTGCGGGAACTCGTCGCGAGCGGCGTCACCATCTTCCTCACCACCCAGTACCTGGAGGAGGCCGACGAGCTCGCCGACCGCATCGCCCTCCTCGACCACGGCCGGCTGATCGCCGAAGGCACCGCCGAAGAGCTCAAGCGGCTCATCCCCGGCGGCCACATCAAGCTCACCTTCGCCGACACGCACCTGCTCGACGCCGCCCGCCGGCTCCTCGGCGCGGGGCACGCCGACCCCGAGGCGCTCACCCTTCAGGTGCCGAGCGACGGCGGTGTCCGCGCGATCCGCGAACTGCTCGTCCGCCTGGACGAACGCTCCATCGACGTCGCCGACATGAGCGTCCACACCCCCGACCTCGACGACGTCTTCCTCACCCTCACCGGCCAGCAGAAGGAGACCTCCCGATGAGCACCCTCAGCCTCGCCATGCGCGACTCCTCCACCATGGTCCGGCGCCAGCTCAAGCGACTGCTGCGCTACCCGGCCATGACCGTGCAGCTGGTCGTCACGCCCGTCATCATCCTGTTCCTGTTCGTCTACGTCCTCGGCGGCACCCTCGGCGGCGGACTCGGCGGCGACCGCGACGCCTACGTCAACTACGTCGTCCCCGGCATCCTGCTCATGACGGCCGCCATGGCCGCGACCGGAACCGCCGTCATGGTCGCCACCGACATGACCGAAGGCATCGTCGCCCGCTTCCGCACCATGCGGATCTCCCGGGCCTCGGTCCTCACCGGCCATGTCGTCGCCAGCGTCGTCCAGCAGCTCCTCGGCATGGCCGTCCTCATCGGCATCGCCCTGGCGATCGGCTTCCGCCCGAACGCCACCGCCGCCGAATGGCTGGCCGTCACCGGGCTGCTCACCCTGTTCGCCGTGGCCGTCAGCTGGCTGTCGGTCGCCCTCGGCCTGAAGTCCCCGACGCCCGAGGCCGCGAGCAACGCCCCGATGCCCCTGGTCCTGCTGCCCTTCCTCGGCAGCGGCTTCGTCCCCACCGACTCCATGCCCACCGTCCTGCGCTGGTTCGCCGAGTACCAGCCCTTCACCCCGATCATGGAAACCGTCCGCGGCCTCCTCCTCGGCACCGAGATCGGCAACAGCGCCGCCCTCGCCACCGCCTGGTGCGCAGGCACCGCCGTCGTCGGCTACCTCTGGGCCAAGAACATCTTCAACAAGGCCTGACCGTGAACCGGCTGAACAGGGCCGTCGGACCAACCGGTCCGACGGCCCTGAACCACGAGCACGGACATCGTCTGAGCCAGTGCCTCGCGCGGTGGTGGCAGGTGCTGGGGCCGGTCACGGGCGCCGGAGTGCTCCTCGGTTTCGGCGTATGACTGACCCGCCACCCGCGAAGCGTCGCCCACGTGCGGCAGCGGCCGGCCGGCCGTTCAGCCTCATCCGGCCTCCCGCCACGGCGCCGCCGGCACCCCGTACTTCACCCGGCCCGCCACGAAGTCGACCGTCGTCTCGCGGCCGGGGGCGAGGCGGGCCCGGATGCGGCGGAGGTTGCCGTCGGCGTCGATCCAGTACGTCAGCGGGGAGCGGCCGGAGGCATCCGAGGCCGGGCGCTCGGGGCCCGCATTCCCACCGGAGCGGGGGTGGGGGCGAGGGCCCGCGAAGACGCCGTAGCCATGGCCGTCGAGCCGTTCGTCGCGCAGCCACAACGGCCCCGACCGGGCAAGGAGCCGGGCGTTGTCGGGCCGGTCGGCGGCGACCGCCAGGACCAGCCTCAGCGAACGGTCCAGCGGGGCGGCCGTGCGGTAGCCGCGCCGGGCCCACTGCCCGGCGTCGAGACCGGCGGCCCGGCTCACGGCCTGGGCGGCGGTGCGGGCCGGCGCGGCCGGGGCGACGGCTGTCGAGGCGCGGGGCGGCCGGGCCACCGCCAT belongs to Streptomyces graminofaciens and includes:
- a CDS encoding LuxR C-terminal-related transcriptional regulator; amino-acid sequence: MTKHIDAEDSACAYRRTGADPVRDISRLKTLTDREKEVLLLLGTGLGNRQLARELGIAERTVKAHVARIVEKLEQQTRLQVAVLSVLAHELLCADPHCACGSATPISPRSSMSSRLVGAVAM
- a CDS encoding ABC transporter permease, with protein sequence MSTLSLAMRDSSTMVRRQLKRLLRYPAMTVQLVVTPVIILFLFVYVLGGTLGGGLGGDRDAYVNYVVPGILLMTAAMAATGTAVMVATDMTEGIVARFRTMRISRASVLTGHVVASVVQQLLGMAVLIGIALAIGFRPNATAAEWLAVTGLLTLFAVAVSWLSVALGLKSPTPEAASNAPMPLVLLPFLGSGFVPTDSMPTVLRWFAEYQPFTPIMETVRGLLLGTEIGNSAALATAWCAGTAVVGYLWAKNIFNKA
- a CDS encoding DUF4097 family beta strand repeat-containing protein encodes the protein MQKFDTPAPISAVLSIPAGRVRFIAADRADTTVEVLPADASKGRDVKAAEQITVEYGDGVLRIAAREAKNQLFGPSGTVEVTVQLPAGSRVEAKAAGAEFRGVGRLGDVAFEGAQGPVKLDETAGARLAVLDGDITVGRLGGPAEISTQRGSIRITEALGGAVTLSTQQGDISIDAARGVSASLDAGTSYGRISNALLNADGAAARLAIHATTAHGDITARSL
- a CDS encoding ATP-binding cassette domain-containing protein, coding for MTNLAIAANELRKAYGDKVVLDGVDLAVPEGTIFSLLGPNGAGKTTTVQILSTLTAADGGTVQVAGHDLARRPDDVRGAIGVTGQYSAVDKLLTGEENLLLMADLKHLSRADGKRRAAELLDRFDLVDAAAKPAGTYSGGMQRRLDLAMTLVGDPRLIFLDEPTTGLDPRSRRSMWQIVRELVASGVTIFLTTQYLEEADELADRIALLDHGRLIAEGTAEELKRLIPGGHIKLTFADTHLLDAARRLLGAGHADPEALTLQVPSDGGVRAIRELLVRLDERSIDVADMSVHTPDLDDVFLTLTGQQKETSR
- a CDS encoding helix-turn-helix domain-containing protein, with translation MPGGRLTQPERQQIALGLADGLAYAEIARRLDRPTSTITREVMRNGGPTTYRADLAHRATERRAHRRQAAPRGPEAPAQAHGRDPEAVREYEETLTTVFMQSGMPKMMARVMVCLYTTDAGSLTASELVQRLQVSPASISKAVAFLESQDLVRRERDERRRERYIVDDDVWYQSLLASARALTQIVETSRQGVGILGPGTPAAVRLENIARFLDFVSESTLRAAEQAREVLHTKAEATSDATSEATSEATSGDTAGPGPDHG